One genomic window of Medicago truncatula cultivar Jemalong A17 chromosome 1, MtrunA17r5.0-ANR, whole genome shotgun sequence includes the following:
- the LOC11413895 gene encoding universal stress protein PHOS34 isoform X1, translated as MASASSEQKSKPVMLVAIDESDHSAYALKWTLDHFFSTNNSVFKLVLVHARPAATSSVGLAGPVYAGAAEVLPIVDSDLRKIAARVAENAKQLCIKKSVNDVIVEVVEGDARNVLCDTVEKYRASILVVGSHGYGAIKRAVLGSVSDYCAHHAHCTVMIVKKPKTKH; from the exons ATGGCGAGTGCGAGTTCAGAACAGAAATCAAAACCAGTAATGTTGGTAGCAATCGACGAGAGCGATCACAGTGCATACGCTCTGAAATGGACTCTCGATCATTTCTTCAGCACCAACAATTCCGTTTTCAAACTTGTTCTTGTTCATGCTAGACCTGCCGCTACTTCTTCTGTTGGTCTTGCTGGTCCTG TGTACGCAGGAGCTGCTGAGGTTTTGCCAATTGTGGACTCTGATTTGAGGAAGATTGCTGCTAGAGTTGCTGAGAATGCTAAACAACTTTGCATTAAGAAATCC GTAAATGATGTAATAGTAGAGGTGGTGGAAGGTGATGCTAGAAATGTTCTCTGTGATACAGTGGAAAAGTACCGTGCTTCAATCTTGGTTGTGGGTAGTCACGGTTATGGGGCTATAAAAAG GGCGGTTTTAGGTAGTGTGAGTGACTACTGTGCTCATCATGCTCATTGCACTGTGATGATTGTGAAGAAGCCAAAAACCAAGCACTGA
- the LOC11415969 gene encoding hydroxyisourate hydrolase isoform X2 yields MADMISLLTLFLGQVEGAANEDGRTPSIWDTFAHAGFARGGNGDVACDTYHKYKEDVQLMVETGLEAYRFSISWSRLIPNGKGPVNPKGLQYYNNLINELIRNGIQPHVTLHNYDLPQALEDEYEGWLSREVIKDFTNYADVCFREFGDRVKYWTTVNEPNIFAVGSYDQGITPPQRCSPPFCLIESTKGNSTFEPYLVVHHILLAHSSAVRLYRRKYREEQNGFVGISLYTFGSVPQTNTEKDRAACQRINDFYLGWIMEPLLHGDYPDSMKANAGARIPVFTNRESEQVKGSYDFIGIIHYSKFNVTDNSGALKTELRNFFADSAAKLLGLEEILGENEYPFTPWALGQVLDTFKTLYGNPPIFIHENGQRTPSNASLHDESRVKYLHAYIGTVLDSLRNGSNMKGYFMWSFIDAFELLDGYKSIYGLYYVDRNDPELRRYPKLSAKWYSQFLKGTRSSLVGAIELNNDSSLVSVGHLLQ; encoded by the exons ATGGCAGACATGATTTCCCTGTTGACTTTGTTTTTGGGTCAG GTGGAAGGAGCTGCTAATGAAGATGGAAGAACTCCTAGCATTTGGGATACCTTTGCACATGCTG GGTTTGCGCGTGGAGGAAATGGAGATGTAGCCTGCGACACGTACCACAAATACAAG GAAGATGTGCAGCTCATGGTTGAAACAGGTCTTGAAGCCTATAGATTTTCCATTTCTTGGTCAAGATTGATACCAA ATGGTAAAGGACCCGTCAACCCGAAGGGATTGCAGTACTACAACAATCTCATCAATGAACTCATTAGAAATG GAATCCAACCACATGTCACACTACACAACTATGATCTCCCACAGGCACTTGAGGATGAATATGAAGGATGGCTTAGTCGTGAGGTCAT AAAAGACTTCACAAACTATGCAGATGTGTGTTTTAGAGAGTTCGGGGATAGAGTCAAGTATTGGACTACTGTGAACGAGCCCAATATCTTCGCTGTAGGTAGTTATGATCAAGGAATCACCCCACCTCAGCGATGTTCTCCTCCATTTTGCCTTATAGAGAGCACCAAGGGTAACTCAACATTTGAACCGTACTTGGTAGTTCATCATATTTTGCTAGCGCATTCTTCAGCTGTGAGATTGTATAGAAGAAAGTACAGG GAGGAACAAAATGGATTTGTTGGTATCTCACTCTATACATTTGGGTCAGTTCCTCAAACAAATACAGAGAAAGACAGGGCAGCATGTCAACGAATTAACGATTTTTATTTGGGATG GATTATGGAACCCTTGTTGCATGGAGACTATCCCGATTCCATGAAGGCTAATGCGGGAGCAAGAATTCCTGTCTTCACAAATCGTGAATCCGAACAAGTTAAGGGTTCCTACGACTTTATTGGAATAATTCACTACAGCAAATTTAATGTCACAGACAATTCGGGTGCGCTGAAGACAGAACTGAGAAATTTCTTTGCAGACTCAGCTGCAAAGCTACTTG GTTTAGAGGAAATACTTGGAGAGAATGAG TACCCATTCACACCATGGGCTTTAGGACAAGTGCTGGACACATTCAAGACCCTTTATGGCAATCCACCTATATTCATTCATGAAAATG GCCAACGGACACCAAGCAACGCATCACTCCATGATGAATCAAGGGTGAAATACTTGCATGCATACATTGGTACCGTGCTTGATTCCTTAAG AAATGGATCAAATATGAAGGGATATTTCATGTGGTCTTTCATTGATGCATTTGAGTTGTTGGATGGATATAAATCGATCTATGGGCTGTACTATGTCGATAGGAATGATCCAGAGTTGAGAAGATACCCAAAGCTATCCGCAAAATGGTACAGCCAATTTTTGAAGGGTACAAGATCCTCTCTAGTTGGTGCAATTGAACTCAATAACGATTCATCACTTGTTTCGGTTGGACATTTACTTCAGTAG
- the LOC11413895 gene encoding universal stress protein PHOS34 isoform X2: MASASSEQKSKPVMLVAIDESDHSAYALKWTLDHFFSTNNSVFKLVLVHARPAATSSVGLAGPGAAEVLPIVDSDLRKIAARVAENAKQLCIKKSVNDVIVEVVEGDARNVLCDTVEKYRASILVVGSHGYGAIKRAVLGSVSDYCAHHAHCTVMIVKKPKTKH, encoded by the exons ATGGCGAGTGCGAGTTCAGAACAGAAATCAAAACCAGTAATGTTGGTAGCAATCGACGAGAGCGATCACAGTGCATACGCTCTGAAATGGACTCTCGATCATTTCTTCAGCACCAACAATTCCGTTTTCAAACTTGTTCTTGTTCATGCTAGACCTGCCGCTACTTCTTCTGTTGGTCTTGCTGGTCCTG GAGCTGCTGAGGTTTTGCCAATTGTGGACTCTGATTTGAGGAAGATTGCTGCTAGAGTTGCTGAGAATGCTAAACAACTTTGCATTAAGAAATCC GTAAATGATGTAATAGTAGAGGTGGTGGAAGGTGATGCTAGAAATGTTCTCTGTGATACAGTGGAAAAGTACCGTGCTTCAATCTTGGTTGTGGGTAGTCACGGTTATGGGGCTATAAAAAG GGCGGTTTTAGGTAGTGTGAGTGACTACTGTGCTCATCATGCTCATTGCACTGTGATGATTGTGAAGAAGCCAAAAACCAAGCACTGA
- the LOC11415969 gene encoding hydroxyisourate hydrolase isoform X1 codes for MEANTCLTLVFFLLLNLALGVLSTDNYGRHDFPVDFVFGSGTSAYQVEGAANEDGRTPSIWDTFAHAGFARGGNGDVACDTYHKYKEDVQLMVETGLEAYRFSISWSRLIPNGKGPVNPKGLQYYNNLINELIRNGIQPHVTLHNYDLPQALEDEYEGWLSREVIKDFTNYADVCFREFGDRVKYWTTVNEPNIFAVGSYDQGITPPQRCSPPFCLIESTKGNSTFEPYLVVHHILLAHSSAVRLYRRKYREEQNGFVGISLYTFGSVPQTNTEKDRAACQRINDFYLGWIMEPLLHGDYPDSMKANAGARIPVFTNRESEQVKGSYDFIGIIHYSKFNVTDNSGALKTELRNFFADSAAKLLGLEEILGENEYPFTPWALGQVLDTFKTLYGNPPIFIHENGQRTPSNASLHDESRVKYLHAYIGTVLDSLRNGSNMKGYFMWSFIDAFELLDGYKSIYGLYYVDRNDPELRRYPKLSAKWYSQFLKGTRSSLVGAIELNNDSSLVSVGHLLQ; via the exons ATGGAAGCAAATACATGTTTGactcttgttttctttttgcttCTAAACTTGGCTCTTGGGGTGTTGAGTACTGATAATTATGGCAGACATGATTTCCCTGTTGACTTTGTTTTTGGGTCAGGTACCTCTGCATATCAG GTGGAAGGAGCTGCTAATGAAGATGGAAGAACTCCTAGCATTTGGGATACCTTTGCACATGCTG GGTTTGCGCGTGGAGGAAATGGAGATGTAGCCTGCGACACGTACCACAAATACAAG GAAGATGTGCAGCTCATGGTTGAAACAGGTCTTGAAGCCTATAGATTTTCCATTTCTTGGTCAAGATTGATACCAA ATGGTAAAGGACCCGTCAACCCGAAGGGATTGCAGTACTACAACAATCTCATCAATGAACTCATTAGAAATG GAATCCAACCACATGTCACACTACACAACTATGATCTCCCACAGGCACTTGAGGATGAATATGAAGGATGGCTTAGTCGTGAGGTCAT AAAAGACTTCACAAACTATGCAGATGTGTGTTTTAGAGAGTTCGGGGATAGAGTCAAGTATTGGACTACTGTGAACGAGCCCAATATCTTCGCTGTAGGTAGTTATGATCAAGGAATCACCCCACCTCAGCGATGTTCTCCTCCATTTTGCCTTATAGAGAGCACCAAGGGTAACTCAACATTTGAACCGTACTTGGTAGTTCATCATATTTTGCTAGCGCATTCTTCAGCTGTGAGATTGTATAGAAGAAAGTACAGG GAGGAACAAAATGGATTTGTTGGTATCTCACTCTATACATTTGGGTCAGTTCCTCAAACAAATACAGAGAAAGACAGGGCAGCATGTCAACGAATTAACGATTTTTATTTGGGATG GATTATGGAACCCTTGTTGCATGGAGACTATCCCGATTCCATGAAGGCTAATGCGGGAGCAAGAATTCCTGTCTTCACAAATCGTGAATCCGAACAAGTTAAGGGTTCCTACGACTTTATTGGAATAATTCACTACAGCAAATTTAATGTCACAGACAATTCGGGTGCGCTGAAGACAGAACTGAGAAATTTCTTTGCAGACTCAGCTGCAAAGCTACTTG GTTTAGAGGAAATACTTGGAGAGAATGAG TACCCATTCACACCATGGGCTTTAGGACAAGTGCTGGACACATTCAAGACCCTTTATGGCAATCCACCTATATTCATTCATGAAAATG GCCAACGGACACCAAGCAACGCATCACTCCATGATGAATCAAGGGTGAAATACTTGCATGCATACATTGGTACCGTGCTTGATTCCTTAAG AAATGGATCAAATATGAAGGGATATTTCATGTGGTCTTTCATTGATGCATTTGAGTTGTTGGATGGATATAAATCGATCTATGGGCTGTACTATGTCGATAGGAATGATCCAGAGTTGAGAAGATACCCAAAGCTATCCGCAAAATGGTACAGCCAATTTTTGAAGGGTACAAGATCCTCTCTAGTTGGTGCAATTGAACTCAATAACGATTCATCACTTGTTTCGGTTGGACATTTACTTCAGTAG
- the LOC11413896 gene encoding E3 ubiquitin-protein ligase BAH1 isoform X1, with protein MKFCKTYQEYMQAQEQKKLPVVGFKKLKKIMKKCRRSSQFHKPCPDQCPLCDGTFFPSLLNEMSEIVGCFNQRAQKLLERHLASGFQKYILMLKGKSKRNHSTLIHEGRDLVTYALINAVAIRKILKKYDKIHYSKQGQLFKSQAQTMHKEILQSPWLIELMALHINLRETKDKPRKATALFNGCCLTFKDGKPSLACELFDSIKIDIDLTCSICLDTVFDPVSLTCGHIFCYSCACSAASVTIVDGLKETHSKEKCPMCREAGVYEGAVHLEELNILLGKSCKEYWEERLQMERVERVKQAKEHWETQCRAFMGI; from the exons ATGAAGTTCTGCAAGACCTATCAGGAGTACATGCAAGCTCAGGAGCAGAAGAAGCTCCCTGTTGTGGGATTCAAGAAGCTCAAAAAGATCATGAAAAAATGTAGACGATCTTCTCAATTCCATAAACCTTGCCCTGATCAATGCCCAT tgtGCGATGGGACCTTTTTCCCTTCCCTTCTCAATGAAATGTCAGAAATAGTGGGATGCTTTAATCAGCGTGCACAGAAACTGCTGGAACGACATCTTGCTTCTGGATTCCAAAAGTACATTCTCATGTTGAAAGGAAAATCAAAAAGGAATCATAGTACTTTAATTCATGAAGGCAGAGATCTAGTTACATATGCACTCATTAATGCTGTTGCAATTCGCAAAATACTAAAGAAATACGATAAG ATTCATTATTCTAAGCAAGGGCAATTATTCAAGTCACAAGCCCAGACTATGCACAAGGAAATTCTTCAGAGTCCCTGGCTTATTGAGCTGATGGCATTACATATCAATCTACGGGAAACTAAAGACAAGCCAAGGAAGGCAACCGCATTATTCAATGGATGCTGTCTCACATTTAAGGATGGAAAACCATCACTTGCTTGTGAGCTCTTTGATTCCATCAAAATTGATATTGATCTGACTTGCTCTATATGTTTG GACACAGTGTTTGATCCAGTTTCTCTGACTTGTGGCCACATATTCTGCTACAGTTGTGCTTGCTCAGCTGCATCTGTTACTATTGTTGATGGGCTTAAGGAAACACATTCTAAAGAGAAATGTCCTATGTGCCGAGAG GCAGGAGTTTATGAAGGTGCTGTACACTTGGAAgaattgaatattttgttagGAAAAAG CTGCAAGGAGTACTGGGAGGAAAGACTTCAGATGGAAAGAGTAGAGAGGGTCAAGCAAGCAAAGGAGCACTGGGAAACGCAGTGTAGAGCATTCATGGGCATCTAA
- the LOC11413896 gene encoding probable E3 ubiquitin-protein ligase BAH1-like 1 isoform X2 yields the protein MSEIVGCFNQRAQKLLERHLASGFQKYILMLKGKSKRNHSTLIHEGRDLVTYALINAVAIRKILKKYDKIHYSKQGQLFKSQAQTMHKEILQSPWLIELMALHINLRETKDKPRKATALFNGCCLTFKDGKPSLACELFDSIKIDIDLTCSICLDTVFDPVSLTCGHIFCYSCACSAASVTIVDGLKETHSKEKCPMCREAGVYEGAVHLEELNILLGKSCKEYWEERLQMERVERVKQAKEHWETQCRAFMGI from the exons ATGTCAGAAATAGTGGGATGCTTTAATCAGCGTGCACAGAAACTGCTGGAACGACATCTTGCTTCTGGATTCCAAAAGTACATTCTCATGTTGAAAGGAAAATCAAAAAGGAATCATAGTACTTTAATTCATGAAGGCAGAGATCTAGTTACATATGCACTCATTAATGCTGTTGCAATTCGCAAAATACTAAAGAAATACGATAAG ATTCATTATTCTAAGCAAGGGCAATTATTCAAGTCACAAGCCCAGACTATGCACAAGGAAATTCTTCAGAGTCCCTGGCTTATTGAGCTGATGGCATTACATATCAATCTACGGGAAACTAAAGACAAGCCAAGGAAGGCAACCGCATTATTCAATGGATGCTGTCTCACATTTAAGGATGGAAAACCATCACTTGCTTGTGAGCTCTTTGATTCCATCAAAATTGATATTGATCTGACTTGCTCTATATGTTTG GACACAGTGTTTGATCCAGTTTCTCTGACTTGTGGCCACATATTCTGCTACAGTTGTGCTTGCTCAGCTGCATCTGTTACTATTGTTGATGGGCTTAAGGAAACACATTCTAAAGAGAAATGTCCTATGTGCCGAGAG GCAGGAGTTTATGAAGGTGCTGTACACTTGGAAgaattgaatattttgttagGAAAAAG CTGCAAGGAGTACTGGGAGGAAAGACTTCAGATGGAAAGAGTAGAGAGGGTCAAGCAAGCAAAGGAGCACTGGGAAACGCAGTGTAGAGCATTCATGGGCATCTAA